From a region of the Eublepharis macularius isolate TG4126 chromosome 7, MPM_Emac_v1.0, whole genome shotgun sequence genome:
- the LOC129333632 gene encoding lactosylceramide 4-alpha-galactosyltransferase-like translates to MCKVLKLTKVVVSPRLWAVLVVICTFISFKFSWRMTWDAKDKSQAYSFPAEFKCPLSVPSPSPSSGWPSPLSKNVYFVETSEEIKPSFLFMCSVESAARFHPESKIIVLMKGLAKYNITLAKHLNFPLFSCFTNIEIKPLDMKDLFLDTPLADWYLLAQQRKGPYFLPILSDACRIAIMWKFGGIYLDTDFIVLKSLRNLTNVIAIQSKHLLNGAFLSFTPRHKFIELCMKDFVENYNRWIWGHQGPQLFTRVFKKWCSNHSLQSSKGCRGITLLPRETFYPIRWQEWRKYFEVIKASELTELLKNTYAAHVWNKISKGTQLDITSKALLAQLKFHYCPSTYGLMKTYH, encoded by the coding sequence ATGTGCAAAGTACTGAAATTAACCAAAGTGGTGGTCAGCCCCAGACTCTGGGCTGTGCTTGTTGTCATCTGTACATTTATCTCCTTCAAGTTTTCTTGGAGAATGACCTGGGATGCCAAAGACAAGAGCCAAGCCTACAGCTTCCCTGCTGAGTTTAAGTGTCCGCTctctgtgccttctccctctccttCATCTGGCTGGCCTTCTCCTTTGTCCAAGAATGTGTACTTTGTGGAGACATCAGAAGAAATCAAACCTAGCTTCCTGTTTATGTGCTCTGTTGAATCAGCAGCCAGGTTTCACCCAGAATCCAAAATTATTGTCCTTATGAAGGGCTTAGCAAAGTACAATATTACTTTAGCAAAGCACTTGAACTTTCCCTTGTTCAGTTGCTTCACCAACATCGAAATCAAGCCTTTGGACATGAAGGACCTTTTCTTGGATACTCCCCTGGCTGACTGGTATTTGCTTGCCCAACAGAGGAAGGGACCTTATTTCTTGCCCATTCTTTCTGACGCCTGCCGAATAGCCATCATGTGGAAATTTGGTGGAATCTACTTAGACACAGATTTCATTGTTCTTAAGAGCTTGAGGAACCTCACCAATGTGATTGCTATCCAGTCAAAACATTTACTCAATGGGGCTTTCCTGTCCTTTACACCAAGACACAAATTCATAGAGCTCTGTATGAAGGACTTTGTGGAAAATTACAACCGTTGGATCTGGGGGCACCAAGGCCCACAGCTCTTCACCCGTGTTTTTAAGAAGTGGTGCTCCAACCACAGCCTCCAGAGCAGCAAAGGGTGTAGAGGCATCACTCTTCTCCCACGAGAAACCTTTTATCCCATCCGCTGGCAGGAATGGAGAAAGTATTTTGAAGTGATCAAAGCTTCAGAGCTTACTGAGCTATTGAAAAATACCTACGCAGCCCATGTCTGGAATAAGATAAGCAAAGGAACACAACTTGATATCACCTCTAAAGCATTACTAGCTCAGCTGAAATTCCACTATTGTCCTTCAACCTATGGGCTAATGAAGACCTATCACTAA